The Microbacterium horticulturae region GTACCCGTGCTCAAGCGCGTGCGAGGGCGTGACGGCGATCCCCTGTGCACCGACGACGAGTCGCAGGTCATCGTCGAAGTCGCGGCGGCGCAGCACGTTGAAGGGCACGTCGATGACGGTGAGCCGCGGATATCCTGCGGACGAGAGGATGCGCGCCTCGACCAGTTGCTCCGCGGTGAAGCCGTACGCGCCGATGCTGCGCGCCTTGCCCGACTCGACGAGCCACTCCGCGGTGGCGAGCGTGTCTTCCATCACGGCGACGCCGGCTGTGGCATCCACGTACAGAACGTCGATGCGATCGGTGTTCAGGCGAGTGAGGGATGCCTCGACCGCGCGTACCAGGTTGACCGGGTCGGTTCCGGGGTTGTCGGGGTGACCGCCCACGCGAACGGCGAGAACGGTGTCGTCGCGGGTGCCACGCGTGCGCAGCCACTCGCCGATGATGTGCTCGCTACGGCCGCCGGTGAAACCATCGGCGGTGTGCAGCGCGTTGCCGCCGAGCTCGCAATACCGGTCGAGGATCTCATGGCTTGCTTCGAGGTCGACGTTCCAGCCGAACTCTGCGCCTCCGAGCATCAGCGGGAAGACATCGATGCCGGTATCGCCCAAGCGCGTGCGCACGGCGGCGCCGACCGGGTCGCCCTGCACGGGGATGGGAGCCGACGGGTGCACCGGGAGCGGAGGCACCCGCCTGGTGACGGCGTTCGTCTGCTGCGCATCGGTGTCGGCGCGACTCATCCCTCACCCCCTCACGAATCGATGCGATCCGCGTGATCACTGTGCGCGCCCCCCGGCGCGTACTACGAGGGTAAGTCACGCGGTGTGACGATCAGCACCACTGAAGGCCATCAGAGTAAACATTCCGTAACGCTTTGTCGACATCCGCGCCCGCTGTCCCCCGTTCGGCGGACAAACGCGCCGTGACCCGGACAAAAAGGATGCCCGCCCCCGGAGTGGGGACGGGCATCCGATCTCAGATCAGATCGAGTCAGCCTTCGGCAGGCCCCACCGGACCCTGGTTGGCGGCGTCGCGCCCCTCCTGGTCGGCGGCCTCTTCGAGGACGGGCTCCAGCGACAGCTTGCCGCGGTCGTCGATCTTCGTGATGCGCACCAGCATCTTCTTGCCGACCGACAGCACGTCGTCGACGTTCTCGACGCGCTTCCCGCCGTTGATCTTGCGGATCTCGCTGATGTGCAGCAGGCCGTCCTTGC contains the following coding sequences:
- a CDS encoding aldo/keto reductase, with protein sequence MSRADTDAQQTNAVTRRVPPLPVHPSAPIPVQGDPVGAAVRTRLGDTGIDVFPLMLGGAEFGWNVDLEASHEILDRYCELGGNALHTADGFTGGRSEHIIGEWLRTRGTRDDTVLAVRVGGHPDNPGTDPVNLVRAVEASLTRLNTDRIDVLYVDATAGVAVMEDTLATAEWLVESGKARSIGAYGFTAEQLVEARILSSAGYPRLTVIDVPFNVLRRRDFDDDLRLVVGAQGIAVTPSHALEHGYLSGRHRTRGDVGRSVRGSQIAGNMNRRGARTLRALDAVGIELAVPTAAVAVGWLLAQRAITAPIVNAYAPDHVEELVQGVGVRLSRMQLAEIARAAA